In Levilactobacillus brevis, a single genomic region encodes these proteins:
- a CDS encoding N-acetylmuramoyl-L-alanine amidase gives MKLLEEFLTGGDFLNLRVKLGLLATVAVGATVLGLNGLPGTVEPANTIVAQAATTINAQHQGMVGNAKSVNNEALQDMLDKWDNDDLTVHVPKGTYVFDAGNIKLHSNITFKFDKGAVFRITSGNRVNFVYPSPEAGYDGGISNVKWEGATFQGDNTSMGQSVFTQSVHHATNITFNKCVFDNAESPTGHYIDLDGSHDINITNSVFTGFNGSQDFKEAIQIDYSNKKAMSYKNPGDQYDNLPTYDVKVNKNQFLPVSKKSGQVQSYAPNPIGEHAIYGHGKAGIIHNVYFTNNTVVDPKPLMDDGVATIHFKGISDLWVTGNKFINQHVLGSGNYIYLYNSEPDYKMTNLNIEDNTFTNVNPTKQYIFLDSSDSDNPMTDVTITGNKVTTQKKGASFVKSNFALTGDSIKIAKNTIKKTKPKKTTVSTQQTITNTSVSNSTSQKLKKRKQTNKSEKYYSGLATQHAQLASKYKTYSVYNHIRGHKNWNILKFNWKSIKSKRVYIDMRANADTGKWYRIRFSKSANAKKYWIRKGALKFDTFKSETYDREFNLMKVYPVYTRPFDDPLLAKQKGTTADITERRVTITHRVKRTDSNGKVSTYYQMDNGLWTRALAFDLDS, from the coding sequence ATGAAACTGTTGGAAGAATTTTTAACTGGAGGGGATTTTTTGAATTTGAGGGTAAAACTCGGGTTGTTGGCCACGGTCGCAGTGGGGGCGACCGTCCTGGGACTGAACGGGTTACCGGGAACAGTTGAACCGGCCAATACCATTGTTGCCCAGGCGGCAACGACGATTAATGCCCAGCACCAAGGCATGGTTGGCAACGCTAAGAGCGTAAACAACGAGGCACTGCAGGATATGCTGGACAAGTGGGACAACGATGATCTCACGGTTCACGTACCTAAGGGAACCTATGTGTTTGATGCTGGAAATATCAAATTACACTCGAACATTACATTTAAGTTCGATAAGGGCGCCGTCTTTCGGATTACGTCAGGTAACCGGGTCAACTTCGTCTATCCAAGTCCCGAGGCGGGATACGATGGCGGGATTAGCAACGTGAAGTGGGAAGGCGCAACGTTCCAAGGCGATAACACGTCAATGGGCCAAAGCGTCTTCACGCAAAGCGTCCACCACGCGACGAACATCACGTTTAACAAGTGTGTATTCGACAACGCCGAATCCCCGACTGGCCATTACATCGACTTGGATGGGAGTCACGATATTAATATCACGAATTCTGTCTTTACGGGATTTAATGGGTCCCAAGATTTTAAGGAAGCTATTCAGATTGATTACTCGAACAAAAAGGCCATGTCTTACAAGAACCCTGGTGACCAGTACGATAACCTCCCAACGTATGACGTTAAAGTCAATAAGAACCAGTTCCTCCCAGTCTCTAAGAAGTCTGGTCAGGTTCAATCCTATGCGCCAAACCCAATTGGTGAACATGCGATTTACGGTCACGGTAAAGCCGGCATTATTCACAATGTCTACTTCACCAACAACACGGTCGTCGATCCTAAGCCACTGATGGATGACGGCGTGGCTACGATTCATTTCAAAGGAATCTCTGATCTGTGGGTTACCGGTAACAAGTTCATCAACCAACACGTGTTAGGTTCTGGGAACTATATCTACTTATACAATTCAGAGCCTGACTATAAAATGACGAACTTAAACATTGAAGACAATACGTTTACCAATGTTAACCCGACAAAACAATACATCTTCTTGGACAGTTCTGATTCAGACAATCCAATGACGGACGTTACTATCACTGGGAATAAAGTGACGACTCAGAAGAAGGGTGCTTCGTTCGTGAAGAGTAACTTCGCCTTGACAGGGGACTCCATCAAGATCGCCAAGAATACGATTAAGAAGACCAAGCCAAAGAAGACGACGGTGTCAACACAACAAACGATTACCAATACATCTGTCAGCAATTCTACGTCGCAAAAGCTCAAGAAACGTAAGCAGACCAACAAGTCTGAAAAGTACTATTCAGGGTTGGCCACGCAACACGCGCAGTTAGCTTCGAAGTACAAGACGTATTCGGTTTATAACCATATCCGTGGTCATAAGAACTGGAACATCTTGAAGTTTAACTGGAAATCAATCAAGAGCAAGCGTGTTTACATTGATATGCGGGCCAATGCCGATACAGGTAAGTGGTACCGGATTCGCTTCAGCAAGAGCGCCAACGCTAAGAAGTACTGGATTCGTAAGGGTGCCTTGAAGTTTGATACCTTCAAGAGCGAAACCTACGACCGGGAGTTCAACCTGATGAAGGTTTACCCCGTCTACACGCGGCCATTCGATGATCCGTTGTTGGCTAAGCAAAAAGGTACGACGGCCGACATCACGGAACGGCGGGTTACCATTACGCACCGAGTTAAGCGGACAGATTCCAATGGTAAAGTGTCGACTTATTACCAGATGGATAACGGTCTATGGACCCGGGCACTCGCCTTTGATTTGGACTCATAA
- a CDS encoding Spx/MgsR family RNA polymerase-binding regulatory protein: MIKMYFHAKTTAVTKAMKWLANHDAIFTARDIKKQPLTRDEILYMLSLTEDGTDDLISTRSKAYKALPDSVQDMGMNELVDLLQKNPGILKNPIVVDRNKLATGFDLETIREFVPAAYRKKELASFFKILNGGNKNMDVSPA, from the coding sequence ATGATTAAAATGTACTTTCATGCTAAGACTACTGCGGTAACGAAGGCAATGAAGTGGCTGGCTAACCACGACGCCATCTTTACTGCTCGTGATATCAAAAAACAACCATTAACTCGTGACGAAATTTTATACATGTTATCCCTGACGGAAGACGGCACCGACGATTTAATTTCGACGCGGTCTAAGGCCTACAAGGCTTTACCGGACTCCGTGCAAGACATGGGGATGAATGAGCTCGTGGACTTACTGCAAAAGAACCCAGGAATATTAAAGAATCCGATTGTAGTCGATCGCAATAAGTTAGCGACGGGCTTTGATTTGGAAACCATCCGTGAATTCGTACCCGCTGCTTACCGGAAGAAGGAACTGGCTAGTTTCTTCAAGATTTTAAACGGGGGCAACAAGAACATGGACGTGTCTCCAGCATAG
- a CDS encoding C40 family peptidase — MMNMKKIGLAVAFAAALVPAISLGTTTAQANSTNTIVSTSNMTDTSYVRKSATGWTYNLGGTATNMTFGKKTHYLKNYPNTTWHATKKRYIIKKNGVKYLYYYVTNGRKTASGWIWHGYLQKKSYAHTTTNSVSTTGNGTYASILKAAKAQLGKPYVYGGNGPSSFDCSGFTKYVFNKAIGQTLPRTAQEQYNAYTHVSAKNAQPGDLIFFGTSANNITHCGIYLGNNKMIDAQLRGVITEATNVSWWHTVGYSRPATLS; from the coding sequence ATGATGAATATGAAGAAAATCGGTTTGGCCGTTGCTTTTGCGGCCGCTTTGGTTCCGGCAATTAGCCTGGGAACTACCACGGCGCAGGCCAATAGCACCAACACGATTGTTAGTACCAGCAATATGACCGACACGTCCTACGTGCGGAAGAGCGCGACCGGTTGGACCTACAATCTAGGCGGCACCGCGACGAACATGACCTTCGGCAAGAAGACCCACTACCTGAAGAATTATCCCAACACGACTTGGCACGCCACCAAGAAGCGTTACATTATTAAGAAGAATGGCGTTAAGTATCTCTACTACTATGTGACAAACGGTCGGAAGACGGCTTCCGGTTGGATCTGGCATGGCTACTTACAGAAGAAGAGCTATGCCCACACTACCACGAATAGCGTATCCACGACCGGCAATGGCACTTACGCCTCCATCTTGAAGGCGGCCAAGGCGCAACTGGGTAAGCCTTACGTATACGGTGGCAATGGCCCTAGTTCATTTGACTGCTCCGGCTTCACCAAGTATGTCTTCAATAAGGCGATTGGCCAGACCTTACCACGGACGGCCCAAGAACAATACAACGCCTACACCCACGTGAGTGCGAAGAATGCGCAACCCGGCGATCTGATCTTCTTTGGGACCAGTGCCAACAACATCACCCACTGTGGGATCTACTTGGGTAACAACAAGATGATCGATGCCCAACTCCGCGGCGTCATCACCGAAGCCACGAACGTCTCCTGGTGGCACACGGTCGGTTATTCACGGCCCGCAACGTTAAGTTAA